The Candidatus Peregrinibacteria bacterium genome contains the following window.
ATGCTTTCCTTTTTGTAATATTTTCTGTATTTGTATTTTTTCCTTTTGAGAAAGATGAACGATATATTTTTTCATGCGTATCAAGAAAAATATCGTCCCAAGTATATCACACGAAATTATTTATTGGAAATAATACTAGATGCCAGCCGAAACAGTAATGTGCAATTAAATTTACTGACAGGGTGGGAAATCTCGGATTATTTTGTAAAAAAAGGTGCATCCGACTGGGGAGGTTGGGTAGATTATAAAAATATATTTGAGCAGTGTTATTCTGATGGAAAAATAGTTCTTAATCAATATAGTGAAGGTCTTGAAGGAACTTATGACTTAAAACTTGTTTTAAAAAAAGGATCCAGTAAGACTGAAGAACTAACGAAATTAGTTATTGAGGCACCGTCAGCTGAGCCTGCGGCAGAAGCAGAAATTCCTGGTATAGCAGTGGAACAGCCAGAACCAGCCGCTCCACAAGCGGCAGCTCCTCAGCCTGAAGTATCACCACAAGATCTTTCCTCTCTCCTCACAGATGCAGATCGCGGAGTAATAGCAGAATATGAAAAGTTTGATTTTGATAAATTTGTGAAAGAACACGGAGATGATTTTGCTAAGGAATTTACTTATAACTTGAACGGTACTGAAACTCAATTTTCTAACTGGAATGAATTAATAACTTATAATGGATATTTCGCTCCTCAGAGTTACGATAAAACTCCTGATACAGCAAGCCAACCTTATCAAAGAGATATACCTTTTGTTTTAACCCATATAGTTTCTCAAACAGGAACCTCAAATTATGTCAGAAGCTCTGCAATGAATATATTTCCTGTATTCTTACAAGAATCTCAAGGGTCTCAAGGAGTTTCTCTTTTGAAAAATCTGTATGTTGAAAATAGCAATAATGCCGATTATCAGGAAAAAATATTGGAAAATCTTGGGAGATTAAAACCTTCACTTGCAGAAATAAAACCCATCTTAGATGACGCAATAAAAGTCCCTGACTTGCGATTAGCGATTATAGATTGTTTGAGTAATATGGATAAGGAATTTTCATTTGACCAAGTAAGGACTTATTTAGATGGATTTGATTATAAAAATAAAAATTTAGATTATTACGCACCTAGTTTTATTGCGAGAATTTGTACTTTTGACCAGGCGAATGAATATATTCAAAGAGCAAATCCAATAAATACCATAGCAATATTGGATGCATTCAATTCTGGGAATAAGCTTTCAGAGCAGGTTGTAAAAAATAACATACAACCTTTGATCGACCAAACAGGAATAGACCCAAATATAAAAGCAGCCGCAATAGGTTTTTGTTTAGATTCTCATGTAAACGTTGATCTTGATAAATATTTTGAGTCTATTCAAGATTCTTATGAAGGCTACAGAATTTTTCTCGGTGGTTATCGTAAACATCGAGTGAATTTTACAGATATAATGGTGTATGCAAATACGTGGATAAGTAATCAGTTAATAAGAGCTAAGAGAAATCTTTATGTGGATGAGGGAGTGCTATTAAACATTGCAAATCACGACGGGTTTATAAAGGCGTATCCTGAAACTGTAAGGGAGATTATTGCATTGACTAATCCACGGTACATTAATGATGATAGGCTTAAAAAGTGGTGCCCACTTATCTGGGCATTTAAAGAAGCTCCCGTTATGAGGTAATCAATTTTGTAGAGACAAGGCAATGCCTTGTCTCTACGGTATTTTCATTGTCATGAGAAACATAAGATTGTGCCCTCCATGCGTTTCTGGAATAATCCAGAGAGCACGTCTTCATGTATCATGCCGCATCGAATTTTTGATTTTCAATGGAAAGATGAAAAAACCCCACAGTTTCTCTGTTCCAAAGACGGAAAACTTGAGGAGAAAAAGCTTGTGTTTGGAGAAAATCTTACACTTTCCATTACTAGTGGCATAAAATGTGCTGGATATGAAAAAAACGGCGTGTGGAATCCGTGTCCTCACGAAAATGTGGGATCCCGAAAATGTCCTGATTGCAAACAAAAAGAAGGACTTTCCGTCGCGCAATTTTGCGATGGCGACAATTTAGGGATGTTTTCTTCGGAAGATTTGGAAAAGCTCCAAACGCCGCATTATCTCTATCTGGCGCTTTTTCAGAAGGACATGTTCAAAGTCGGTGTTTCTTCGGTGTCACGCGGATATTTGCGTCAGATGGAACAGGGAACACATTTTGCGCTTATTCTCGCGGAAGGAATGGGAGGAATTCTTGCCCGTCAGGCAGAAAAATTTCTCACAAAATGTGGAATTCCCGATAAAATTCTCTCTTCTCAGAAAAAGGAATTTCTTTTTCCCGATATATCAGAAGAAGAGGGGAAAAGGGTTCTTCTTAGTGCCATTCAAAAATAC
Protein-coding sequences here:
- a CDS encoding DUF2797 domain-containing protein, with the protein product MPHRIFDFQWKDEKTPQFLCSKDGKLEEKKLVFGENLTLSITSGIKCAGYEKNGVWNPCPHENVGSRKCPDCKQKEGLSVAQFCDGDNLGMFSSEDLEKLQTPHYLYLALFQKDMFKVGVSSVSRGYLRQMEQGTHFALILAEGMGGILARQAEKFLTKCGIPDKILSSQKKEFLFPDISEEEGKRVLLSAIQKYIPALLHDRPEIKSFLKEPCEFLNFENYFHLQDAKNCQKPLHAISLKLGDILSGKVLSVKGSFLVMETDREKIILNAKDLFGFEIDFIEKPLGMILEKGFQSAMF